In Corynebacterium ulcerans, one genomic interval encodes:
- a CDS encoding acetyl-CoA hydrolase/transferase family protein, whose protein sequence is MSDRIANAQLRGKIMSAQEAAQFVDNGDKVGVSGFTGAGYPKVMPAAIAERAKEARAKGESYTIDLFTGASTAPDCDGVLAEAGALRFRMPYQSDPSMRKAINSGDMLYSDIHLSHSGAMVAEGFFGQLNVAIVEAVRIKEDGSIVPSSSVGNSVEYLDAAEKIIIEVNSWQSEHLEGMHDIWRMPRTPNRIPIPIKNTGDRIGDTSISIDPNKVVAVIETDAPDRNAPFKPLDDVSREIASNFLGFLEGEVKAGRLDYDRYIMQSGVGNVPNAVMAGLLDSKFENIQAYTEVIQDGMVDLIDAGKMTVASATSFSLSPEYADKMNENAEFYRKHIILRPQQISNHPEVIRRTGLIASNGMIEADIYGNVNSTHVNGVRMMNGIGGSGDFTRNALISTFISPSVAKDGAISAIVPFASHTDHTEHDVMVIITEYGVADLRGLAPRERVQKTISVAHPDYRPLLEEYFEGAKKATPFMQTPHDLTQAFSFHQRMNETGTMAK, encoded by the coding sequence ATGTCTGATCGCATTGCTAACGCACAGTTGCGGGGCAAAATTATGTCGGCACAAGAGGCCGCTCAGTTCGTAGACAACGGCGATAAAGTCGGTGTTTCGGGCTTTACCGGTGCTGGCTACCCAAAGGTTATGCCTGCTGCAATCGCTGAACGGGCAAAGGAAGCGCGGGCTAAAGGGGAAAGTTACACTATTGATCTCTTTACCGGAGCTTCTACCGCACCAGACTGCGATGGCGTACTAGCAGAAGCCGGAGCTTTGCGTTTCCGAATGCCATATCAGTCCGACCCCAGCATGCGTAAAGCTATTAACTCAGGCGACATGCTGTACTCCGATATTCACCTGTCGCATTCAGGCGCAATGGTCGCGGAGGGCTTCTTTGGCCAGCTGAACGTGGCCATCGTTGAGGCTGTCCGCATTAAGGAAGATGGATCGATCGTGCCTTCTTCCTCCGTAGGAAACTCTGTGGAATACCTTGATGCTGCAGAAAAAATCATCATCGAGGTTAACTCCTGGCAGTCCGAGCACCTTGAGGGAATGCACGACATTTGGAGAATGCCGCGTACCCCGAACCGCATTCCTATCCCGATCAAGAACACCGGTGACCGTATCGGCGATACCTCGATTTCTATCGACCCCAATAAGGTAGTCGCGGTTATTGAGACCGATGCTCCTGACCGCAACGCTCCTTTCAAGCCTCTCGACGACGTCTCTCGCGAGATCGCCTCGAACTTCTTGGGCTTCCTCGAAGGCGAAGTGAAAGCTGGCCGCCTCGATTATGACCGCTACATCATGCAGTCCGGTGTGGGTAACGTTCCCAATGCCGTGATGGCAGGCCTGTTGGACTCTAAGTTTGAAAACATTCAGGCTTACACCGAGGTTATCCAAGATGGCATGGTCGACCTGATCGACGCCGGCAAGATGACCGTTGCCTCTGCGACCTCATTCTCGCTGTCGCCGGAGTACGCAGACAAGATGAACGAGAATGCAGAGTTCTACCGCAAGCACATCATTCTTCGCCCACAGCAGATCTCTAACCACCCTGAGGTGATCCGCCGCACCGGACTGATCGCATCCAACGGCATGATCGAAGCTGACATTTACGGCAACGTGAATTCAACGCACGTCAATGGTGTGCGCATGATGAACGGTATTGGTGGCTCCGGTGACTTCACTCGTAACGCTTTGATCTCCACGTTCATCTCTCCATCGGTGGCTAAGGACGGTGCTATCTCCGCTATCGTTCCTTTCGCATCTCACACCGACCACACGGAGCACGACGTCATGGTGATTATCACCGAGTATGGTGTCGCAGACTTGCGTGGACTTGCGCCACGCGAGAGAGTCCAAAAGACCATTTCCGTTGCGCATCCGGATTATCGCCCCTTGCTGGAGGAGTACTTCGAAGGAGCAAAGAAGGCAACGCCTTTCATGCAGACCCCTCATGACCTTACCCAGGCATTCTCGTTCCACCAGCGCATGAACGAGACCGGAACCATGGCTAAGTAA
- the dusB gene encoding tRNA dihydrouridine synthase DusB yields the protein MTLKIGALSLDSAVALAPMAGVTNIAFRTLCREQELERTGTVSGLYICEMITARALVHRNEKTLHMTTFGPHEDVRSLQLYTVDPEYTFKAAKMIADEGIADHIDMNFGCPVPKVTKRGGGSALPYKRRLFGNIVAAAVKGVEGTNIPVTVKFRMGIDQDHLTHLDAGRIAAEEGAAAVTLHARTAAERYSGDAHWDEIGKLKEHLAHTNVPVLGNGDIFKPTDAVDMIEASGCDGVVVGRGCLGRPWLFAGLSAVMRGEEIPPEPTLGEVTRIIYRHAELLVEHEGETKGCRDMRKHMGWYLRGFPVGGEFRGALSRISTLAELKEALAPWADSEALAEDSDSARGRQGSPAKVSLPDGWLDDPQDATVPEGAEIMHSGG from the coding sequence GTGACTTTGAAGATTGGTGCGCTCAGCCTAGATTCCGCCGTAGCCCTTGCTCCGATGGCAGGTGTAACAAACATAGCTTTCCGCACCCTTTGCAGAGAGCAAGAACTCGAAAGAACCGGAACAGTCTCTGGGCTCTATATCTGCGAGATGATTACCGCCCGCGCGCTGGTACACCGCAACGAGAAGACTCTTCACATGACCACTTTTGGGCCTCACGAAGATGTCCGATCGCTTCAGCTCTATACAGTTGATCCTGAGTACACCTTCAAAGCAGCAAAAATGATCGCCGACGAAGGCATCGCAGATCATATAGACATGAATTTTGGCTGCCCGGTTCCCAAGGTGACTAAACGCGGTGGCGGCTCCGCTCTGCCATATAAACGCCGTCTTTTTGGCAATATCGTCGCAGCTGCAGTCAAAGGCGTTGAAGGCACCAATATCCCGGTAACGGTCAAGTTCCGCATGGGCATCGACCAGGATCACCTCACTCACCTCGACGCTGGAAGGATCGCCGCAGAAGAGGGCGCAGCAGCTGTCACCCTCCACGCCCGCACCGCCGCCGAGAGATATTCCGGGGACGCCCACTGGGATGAAATAGGAAAGCTCAAAGAACATCTCGCCCATACCAATGTCCCGGTCCTGGGCAATGGCGACATCTTCAAGCCCACAGATGCCGTCGATATGATCGAAGCCTCCGGCTGTGACGGCGTGGTAGTGGGCAGGGGCTGCCTGGGCAGACCGTGGCTCTTTGCGGGGTTATCTGCTGTCATGCGTGGCGAGGAAATCCCCCCTGAGCCCACCCTGGGAGAAGTCACTCGCATCATCTATCGCCACGCAGAGCTCCTCGTCGAGCATGAAGGCGAAACCAAGGGCTGTCGTGATATGCGTAAGCACATGGGATGGTACCTACGAGGATTCCCTGTGGGAGGGGAATTCCGAGGAGCGTTGTCCCGCATCAGCACACTCGCCGAGCTCAAAGAGGCCCTGGCACCGTGGGCAGATTCTGAAGCTCTGGCGGAAGACTCAGATAGTGCACGCGGTAGACAGGGGTCACCGGCTAAGGTATCGCTTCCCGACGGCTGGCTTGACGATCCGCAGGACGCGACCGTGCCCGAAGGCGCTGAAATCATGCACTCGGGGGGATAG